A stretch of the Notamacropus eugenii isolate mMacEug1 chromosome 2, mMacEug1.pri_v2, whole genome shotgun sequence genome encodes the following:
- the BCAN gene encoding brevican core protein isoform X3, translating to MRAALGMAQMLLLLLTALVQVLTSSSVAFTGDSSEDQAFKVSIGGDSPLRGVLGGSITIPCHISYLRPPPPTPPPGRRAVLGSPRVKWTFLSGGREAEVLVARGLKVKVSEGYRYRVALPGYPASTTDVSLVLSELRSNDSGLYRCEVQHGIDDGSDAVEVKVKGVVFLYREGSARYAFSFSRAKEACARIGARIASPEQLYAAYLGGYEQCDAGWLSDQTVRYPIQTPREACYGDMDGFPGVRNYGMVDPEDLYDVYCYAEDLNGELFLGSTPDKLTLEEARAYCWERGAEIATTGQLYAAWDEGLDRCSPGWLADGSVRYPIVTPRQRCGGGLPGVKTLFLFPNQTGFPNAHSRFNVYCFRDPAQSSVSPRNPYPASDGLETIVTVTETLQELQLLQEATQSESRGAIYSVPISEDSRGISSTPEDPEEAPKIFLEDGDQSVTPPMQSSEEEEQEEDEKVIEEEDEEGQEEGEKEKEVEDEAPSPVQSEIREVAIENGSHSTEPPHEEKLSEAPLVAQVSVHDSAMPSPGEEPEGPRHPRVREQSIETLPTLGIVTQGEGSQASPPPTTPVSTEEEDEEEVGAPELSGGTPPWVPHGESDEVGSSEEAPGLSPATGTLPGVEGKEGAGDRVAPPEESPGRTAPVETSVRAQPALPTESAGLGAVGAAAPSPGDCVPSPCHNGGTCYEEGDGVHCLCLPGYGGNLCEIGLRSCSSGWDAFQGSCYKHFSTRRSWEEAETQCRLHGAHLTSISTPEEQNFINNRYREYQWIGLNDRTIEGDFLWSDGVPLLYENWNPGQPDSYFLSGENCVVMVWHDQGQWSDVPCNYHLSYTCKMGLVSCGPPPELPLALVFGRPRSRYEVDDVLRYHCREGLAQRNSPMIRCLEDGQWEPPQISCVSKRPARAQLRRMALKERHSARRAGGCRATGGHC from the exons CAGCCCTGGGCATGGCACAGatgcttctgctgctcctgactGCCTTGGTCCAAGTCCTAACTTCCTCATCTGTGGCCTTCACAGGTGACAGCTCAG AGGATCAGGCATTCAAAGTATCCATTGGGGGTGACTCCCCACTTCGAGGGGTCCTCGGGGGCTCCATTACTATACCCTGCCACATCTCCTACCTCAGGCCACCACCCCCAACCCCTCCCCCAGGCCGAAGGGCTGTCCTGGGCTCTCCCAGAGTCAAATGGACTTTCCTGTCTGGGGGTCGGGAGGCTGAGGTGTTGGTGGCCCGTGGACTTAAGGTCAAGGTCAGTGAGGGCTACAGGTACCGGGTGGCTCTACCTGGATATCCAGCCTCAACCACTGATGTTTCACTGGTGCTGAGTGAACTGAGGTCCAATGACTCTGGCTTGTATCGTTGTGAAGTCCAGCATGGAATTGATGATGGCAGTGATGCAGTTGAGGTCAAAGTTAAAG GGGTCGTCTTTTTGTACCGAGAGGGGTCTGCCCGCTATGCTTTCTCATTCTCCCGTGCCAAAGAGGCTTGTGCCCGTATTGGGGCTCGGATTGCTAGCCCTGAGCAGCTCTATGCTGCTTACCTGGGGGGATATGAGCAGTGTGATGCAGGATGGCTATCAGACCAGACTGTAAG GTATCCCATCCAGACGCCCCGAGAGGCCTGTTACGGGGACATGGATGGATTCCCTGGAGTTCGTAACTATGGCATGGTGGATCCAGAGGACCTCTATGATGTTTACTGCTATGCTGAAGATCTAAATG GGGAGCTGTTTCTGGGCTCTACCCCAGACAAGCTGACCTTGGAAGAAGCACGGGCTTATTGCTGGGAACGGGGAGCAGAGATTGCCACAACGGGACAGCTTTATGCAGCTTGGGATGAAGGCCTGGACCGGTGTAGCCCTGGGTGGCTAGCAGATGGCAGTGTGCGCTACCCCATCGTCACACCCCGACAGCGCTGCGGGGGAGGCCTCCCTGGCGTCAAAAcactcttcctcttccctaaTCAGACTGGGTTTCCTAATGCGCACAGCCGGTTCAATGTCTACTGCTTCAGAG ACCCTGCTCAATCCTCTGTCTCCCCGAGGAATCCCTATCCAGCCTCAGATGGGCTGGAGACCATTGTCACAGTGACAGAGACCCTTCAGGAACTTCAGCTACTTCAGGAGGCCACACAAAGTGAGTCTCGAGGAGCCATCTACTCTGTCCCCATTTCAGAGGACAGCAGGGGAATTAGCTCCACCCCAGAGGACCCTGAAGAGGCCCCCAAGATATTCCTAG AGGATGGAGACCAATCTGTTACCCCGCCCATGCAGTCTtctgaggaggaggagcaggaggaagatgagaaggtaatagaagaagaggatgaggaggggcaagaggagggagaaaaggagaaggaagtggaagatGAAGCTCCTTCTCCGGTACAAAGTGAGATCCGGGAAGTAGCCATAGAGAATGGCTCACACTCCACTGAGCCTCCCCATGAGGAAAAGCTGTCTGAGGCTCCTCTGGTGGCCCAGGTATCTGTGCATGATAGTGCTATGCCCTCTCCTGGGGAGGAGCCAGAGGGGCCCAGGCATCCACGAGTCAGGGAGCAGTCCATTGAGACCTTACCCACCCTTGGGATTGTGACTCAAGGGGAAGGGAGCCAAGCATCTCCTCCACCCACTACACCTGTCAGTActgaggaagaagatgaggaagaggttGGGGCACCGGAGCTGTCTGGGGGCACTCCTCCCTGGGTCCCTCATGGAGAAAGTGATGAAGTGGGGAGCTCTGAAGAGGCACCTGGTCTGTCTCCAGCAACTGGGACACTTCCAggagtggaggggaaggagggggcagGAGACAGGGTGGCCCCCCCTGAAGAATCTCCGGGAAGGACAGCACCTGTGGAGACCTCCGTCAGGGCCCAGCCAGCGCTACCCACTGAGAGCGCAGGCCTGGGAGCTGTGGGGGCTGCAGCCCCTTCACCAG GTGATTGTGTCCCCAGCCCCTGTCACAATGGGGGGACATGCTACGAGGAGGGTGATGGCGTCCACTGCCTATGTCTGCCCGGCTATGGGGGGAACTTGTGCGAGATTG GACTCCGATCCTGCAGCTCTGGCTGGGATGCCTTCCAGGGCTCTTGCTACAAGCATTTTTCAACTCGAAGGAGTTGGGAAGAAGCTGAAACCCAATGCCGGCTTCATGGAGCCCATTTAACCAGCATCAGCACACCTGAGGAGCAGAATTTCATCAATA acCGATACAGAGAATACCAATGGATTGGGTTGAATGACAGAACCATTGAGGGAGATTTCCTGTGGTCAGATGGAGTTCCCTTG cTTTATGAGAACTGGAACCCAGGGCAGCCAGACAGCTACTTCCTATCTGGAGAAAATTGTGTGGTCATGGTCTGGCATGACCAGGGACAGTGGAGTGATGTTCCCTGCAACTACCACCTATCCTACACCTGCAAGATGGGGCTGG TGTCCTGTGGACCACCCCCAGAGCTACCCTTGGCCCTGGTCTTTGGCCGGCCAAGGTCCCGATATGAAGTGGATGATGTGCTTCGTTATCACTGCCGGGAAGGGCTGGCCCAGCGCAACTCTCCCATGATCCGGTGCCTTGAGGATGGCCAGTGGGAGCCCCCTCAGATTTCCTGTGTGTCTAAACGACCT GCTCGAGCTCAGCTCCGGAGGATGGCCCTGAAGGAGCGACATTCGGCTAGGAGAGCTGGAGGCTGCCGGGCAACAGGTGGACACTGCTAA
- the BCAN gene encoding brevican core protein isoform X2 has translation MLALKLDFRLDQHPTCFSCLPIAALGMAQMLLLLLTALVQVLTSSSVAFTGDSSEDQAFKVSIGGDSPLRGVLGGSITIPCHISYLRPPPPTPPPGRRAVLGSPRVKWTFLSGGREAEVLVARGLKVKVSEGYRYRVALPGYPASTTDVSLVLSELRSNDSGLYRCEVQHGIDDGSDAVEVKVKGVVFLYREGSARYAFSFSRAKEACARIGARIASPEQLYAAYLGGYEQCDAGWLSDQTVRYPIQTPREACYGDMDGFPGVRNYGMVDPEDLYDVYCYAEDLNGELFLGSTPDKLTLEEARAYCWERGAEIATTGQLYAAWDEGLDRCSPGWLADGSVRYPIVTPRQRCGGGLPGVKTLFLFPNQTGFPNAHSRFNVYCFRDPAQSSVSPRNPYPASDGLETIVTVTETLQELQLLQEATQSESRGAIYSVPISEDSRGISSTPEDPEEAPKIFLEDGDQSVTPPMQSSEEEEQEEDEKVIEEEDEEGQEEGEKEKEVEDEAPSPVQSEIREVAIENGSHSTEPPHEEKLSEAPLVAQVSVHDSAMPSPGEEPEGPRHPRVREQSIETLPTLGIVTQGEGSQASPPPTTPVSTEEEDEEEVGAPELSGGTPPWVPHGESDEVGSSEEAPGLSPATGTLPGVEGKEGAGDRVAPPEESPGRTAPVETSVRAQPALPTESAGLGAVGAAAPSPGDCVPSPCHNGGTCYEEGDGVHCLCLPGYGGNLCEIGLRSCSSGWDAFQGSCYKHFSTRRSWEEAETQCRLHGAHLTSISTPEEQNFINNRYREYQWIGLNDRTIEGDFLWSDGVPLLYENWNPGQPDSYFLSGENCVVMVWHDQGQWSDVPCNYHLSYTCKMGLVSCGPPPELPLALVFGRPRSRYEVDDVLRYHCREGLAQRNSPMIRCLEDGQWEPPQISCSSSAPEDGPEGATFG, from the exons ATGTTGGCTCTCAAGTTAGACTTCAGGTTAGACCAGCATCCCACCTGCTTCTCCTGCCTTCCAATAGCAGCCCTGGGCATGGCACAGatgcttctgctgctcctgactGCCTTGGTCCAAGTCCTAACTTCCTCATCTGTGGCCTTCACAGGTGACAGCTCAG AGGATCAGGCATTCAAAGTATCCATTGGGGGTGACTCCCCACTTCGAGGGGTCCTCGGGGGCTCCATTACTATACCCTGCCACATCTCCTACCTCAGGCCACCACCCCCAACCCCTCCCCCAGGCCGAAGGGCTGTCCTGGGCTCTCCCAGAGTCAAATGGACTTTCCTGTCTGGGGGTCGGGAGGCTGAGGTGTTGGTGGCCCGTGGACTTAAGGTCAAGGTCAGTGAGGGCTACAGGTACCGGGTGGCTCTACCTGGATATCCAGCCTCAACCACTGATGTTTCACTGGTGCTGAGTGAACTGAGGTCCAATGACTCTGGCTTGTATCGTTGTGAAGTCCAGCATGGAATTGATGATGGCAGTGATGCAGTTGAGGTCAAAGTTAAAG GGGTCGTCTTTTTGTACCGAGAGGGGTCTGCCCGCTATGCTTTCTCATTCTCCCGTGCCAAAGAGGCTTGTGCCCGTATTGGGGCTCGGATTGCTAGCCCTGAGCAGCTCTATGCTGCTTACCTGGGGGGATATGAGCAGTGTGATGCAGGATGGCTATCAGACCAGACTGTAAG GTATCCCATCCAGACGCCCCGAGAGGCCTGTTACGGGGACATGGATGGATTCCCTGGAGTTCGTAACTATGGCATGGTGGATCCAGAGGACCTCTATGATGTTTACTGCTATGCTGAAGATCTAAATG GGGAGCTGTTTCTGGGCTCTACCCCAGACAAGCTGACCTTGGAAGAAGCACGGGCTTATTGCTGGGAACGGGGAGCAGAGATTGCCACAACGGGACAGCTTTATGCAGCTTGGGATGAAGGCCTGGACCGGTGTAGCCCTGGGTGGCTAGCAGATGGCAGTGTGCGCTACCCCATCGTCACACCCCGACAGCGCTGCGGGGGAGGCCTCCCTGGCGTCAAAAcactcttcctcttccctaaTCAGACTGGGTTTCCTAATGCGCACAGCCGGTTCAATGTCTACTGCTTCAGAG ACCCTGCTCAATCCTCTGTCTCCCCGAGGAATCCCTATCCAGCCTCAGATGGGCTGGAGACCATTGTCACAGTGACAGAGACCCTTCAGGAACTTCAGCTACTTCAGGAGGCCACACAAAGTGAGTCTCGAGGAGCCATCTACTCTGTCCCCATTTCAGAGGACAGCAGGGGAATTAGCTCCACCCCAGAGGACCCTGAAGAGGCCCCCAAGATATTCCTAG AGGATGGAGACCAATCTGTTACCCCGCCCATGCAGTCTtctgaggaggaggagcaggaggaagatgagaaggtaatagaagaagaggatgaggaggggcaagaggagggagaaaaggagaaggaagtggaagatGAAGCTCCTTCTCCGGTACAAAGTGAGATCCGGGAAGTAGCCATAGAGAATGGCTCACACTCCACTGAGCCTCCCCATGAGGAAAAGCTGTCTGAGGCTCCTCTGGTGGCCCAGGTATCTGTGCATGATAGTGCTATGCCCTCTCCTGGGGAGGAGCCAGAGGGGCCCAGGCATCCACGAGTCAGGGAGCAGTCCATTGAGACCTTACCCACCCTTGGGATTGTGACTCAAGGGGAAGGGAGCCAAGCATCTCCTCCACCCACTACACCTGTCAGTActgaggaagaagatgaggaagaggttGGGGCACCGGAGCTGTCTGGGGGCACTCCTCCCTGGGTCCCTCATGGAGAAAGTGATGAAGTGGGGAGCTCTGAAGAGGCACCTGGTCTGTCTCCAGCAACTGGGACACTTCCAggagtggaggggaaggagggggcagGAGACAGGGTGGCCCCCCCTGAAGAATCTCCGGGAAGGACAGCACCTGTGGAGACCTCCGTCAGGGCCCAGCCAGCGCTACCCACTGAGAGCGCAGGCCTGGGAGCTGTGGGGGCTGCAGCCCCTTCACCAG GTGATTGTGTCCCCAGCCCCTGTCACAATGGGGGGACATGCTACGAGGAGGGTGATGGCGTCCACTGCCTATGTCTGCCCGGCTATGGGGGGAACTTGTGCGAGATTG GACTCCGATCCTGCAGCTCTGGCTGGGATGCCTTCCAGGGCTCTTGCTACAAGCATTTTTCAACTCGAAGGAGTTGGGAAGAAGCTGAAACCCAATGCCGGCTTCATGGAGCCCATTTAACCAGCATCAGCACACCTGAGGAGCAGAATTTCATCAATA acCGATACAGAGAATACCAATGGATTGGGTTGAATGACAGAACCATTGAGGGAGATTTCCTGTGGTCAGATGGAGTTCCCTTG cTTTATGAGAACTGGAACCCAGGGCAGCCAGACAGCTACTTCCTATCTGGAGAAAATTGTGTGGTCATGGTCTGGCATGACCAGGGACAGTGGAGTGATGTTCCCTGCAACTACCACCTATCCTACACCTGCAAGATGGGGCTGG TGTCCTGTGGACCACCCCCAGAGCTACCCTTGGCCCTGGTCTTTGGCCGGCCAAGGTCCCGATATGAAGTGGATGATGTGCTTCGTTATCACTGCCGGGAAGGGCTGGCCCAGCGCAACTCTCCCATGATCCGGTGCCTTGAGGATGGCCAGTGGGAGCCCCCTCAGATTTCCT GCTCGAGCTCAGCTCCGGAGGATGGCCCTGAAGGAGCGACATTCGGCTAG
- the BCAN gene encoding brevican core protein isoform X1, with amino-acid sequence MLALKLDFRLDQHPTCFSCLPIAALGMAQMLLLLLTALVQVLTSSSVAFTGDSSEDQAFKVSIGGDSPLRGVLGGSITIPCHISYLRPPPPTPPPGRRAVLGSPRVKWTFLSGGREAEVLVARGLKVKVSEGYRYRVALPGYPASTTDVSLVLSELRSNDSGLYRCEVQHGIDDGSDAVEVKVKGVVFLYREGSARYAFSFSRAKEACARIGARIASPEQLYAAYLGGYEQCDAGWLSDQTVRYPIQTPREACYGDMDGFPGVRNYGMVDPEDLYDVYCYAEDLNGELFLGSTPDKLTLEEARAYCWERGAEIATTGQLYAAWDEGLDRCSPGWLADGSVRYPIVTPRQRCGGGLPGVKTLFLFPNQTGFPNAHSRFNVYCFRDPAQSSVSPRNPYPASDGLETIVTVTETLQELQLLQEATQSESRGAIYSVPISEDSRGISSTPEDPEEAPKIFLEDGDQSVTPPMQSSEEEEQEEDEKVIEEEDEEGQEEGEKEKEVEDEAPSPVQSEIREVAIENGSHSTEPPHEEKLSEAPLVAQVSVHDSAMPSPGEEPEGPRHPRVREQSIETLPTLGIVTQGEGSQASPPPTTPVSTEEEDEEEVGAPELSGGTPPWVPHGESDEVGSSEEAPGLSPATGTLPGVEGKEGAGDRVAPPEESPGRTAPVETSVRAQPALPTESAGLGAVGAAAPSPGDCVPSPCHNGGTCYEEGDGVHCLCLPGYGGNLCEIGLRSCSSGWDAFQGSCYKHFSTRRSWEEAETQCRLHGAHLTSISTPEEQNFINNRYREYQWIGLNDRTIEGDFLWSDGVPLLYENWNPGQPDSYFLSGENCVVMVWHDQGQWSDVPCNYHLSYTCKMGLVSCGPPPELPLALVFGRPRSRYEVDDVLRYHCREGLAQRNSPMIRCLEDGQWEPPQISCVSKRPARAQLRRMALKERHSARRAGGCRATGGHC; translated from the exons ATGTTGGCTCTCAAGTTAGACTTCAGGTTAGACCAGCATCCCACCTGCTTCTCCTGCCTTCCAATAGCAGCCCTGGGCATGGCACAGatgcttctgctgctcctgactGCCTTGGTCCAAGTCCTAACTTCCTCATCTGTGGCCTTCACAGGTGACAGCTCAG AGGATCAGGCATTCAAAGTATCCATTGGGGGTGACTCCCCACTTCGAGGGGTCCTCGGGGGCTCCATTACTATACCCTGCCACATCTCCTACCTCAGGCCACCACCCCCAACCCCTCCCCCAGGCCGAAGGGCTGTCCTGGGCTCTCCCAGAGTCAAATGGACTTTCCTGTCTGGGGGTCGGGAGGCTGAGGTGTTGGTGGCCCGTGGACTTAAGGTCAAGGTCAGTGAGGGCTACAGGTACCGGGTGGCTCTACCTGGATATCCAGCCTCAACCACTGATGTTTCACTGGTGCTGAGTGAACTGAGGTCCAATGACTCTGGCTTGTATCGTTGTGAAGTCCAGCATGGAATTGATGATGGCAGTGATGCAGTTGAGGTCAAAGTTAAAG GGGTCGTCTTTTTGTACCGAGAGGGGTCTGCCCGCTATGCTTTCTCATTCTCCCGTGCCAAAGAGGCTTGTGCCCGTATTGGGGCTCGGATTGCTAGCCCTGAGCAGCTCTATGCTGCTTACCTGGGGGGATATGAGCAGTGTGATGCAGGATGGCTATCAGACCAGACTGTAAG GTATCCCATCCAGACGCCCCGAGAGGCCTGTTACGGGGACATGGATGGATTCCCTGGAGTTCGTAACTATGGCATGGTGGATCCAGAGGACCTCTATGATGTTTACTGCTATGCTGAAGATCTAAATG GGGAGCTGTTTCTGGGCTCTACCCCAGACAAGCTGACCTTGGAAGAAGCACGGGCTTATTGCTGGGAACGGGGAGCAGAGATTGCCACAACGGGACAGCTTTATGCAGCTTGGGATGAAGGCCTGGACCGGTGTAGCCCTGGGTGGCTAGCAGATGGCAGTGTGCGCTACCCCATCGTCACACCCCGACAGCGCTGCGGGGGAGGCCTCCCTGGCGTCAAAAcactcttcctcttccctaaTCAGACTGGGTTTCCTAATGCGCACAGCCGGTTCAATGTCTACTGCTTCAGAG ACCCTGCTCAATCCTCTGTCTCCCCGAGGAATCCCTATCCAGCCTCAGATGGGCTGGAGACCATTGTCACAGTGACAGAGACCCTTCAGGAACTTCAGCTACTTCAGGAGGCCACACAAAGTGAGTCTCGAGGAGCCATCTACTCTGTCCCCATTTCAGAGGACAGCAGGGGAATTAGCTCCACCCCAGAGGACCCTGAAGAGGCCCCCAAGATATTCCTAG AGGATGGAGACCAATCTGTTACCCCGCCCATGCAGTCTtctgaggaggaggagcaggaggaagatgagaaggtaatagaagaagaggatgaggaggggcaagaggagggagaaaaggagaaggaagtggaagatGAAGCTCCTTCTCCGGTACAAAGTGAGATCCGGGAAGTAGCCATAGAGAATGGCTCACACTCCACTGAGCCTCCCCATGAGGAAAAGCTGTCTGAGGCTCCTCTGGTGGCCCAGGTATCTGTGCATGATAGTGCTATGCCCTCTCCTGGGGAGGAGCCAGAGGGGCCCAGGCATCCACGAGTCAGGGAGCAGTCCATTGAGACCTTACCCACCCTTGGGATTGTGACTCAAGGGGAAGGGAGCCAAGCATCTCCTCCACCCACTACACCTGTCAGTActgaggaagaagatgaggaagaggttGGGGCACCGGAGCTGTCTGGGGGCACTCCTCCCTGGGTCCCTCATGGAGAAAGTGATGAAGTGGGGAGCTCTGAAGAGGCACCTGGTCTGTCTCCAGCAACTGGGACACTTCCAggagtggaggggaaggagggggcagGAGACAGGGTGGCCCCCCCTGAAGAATCTCCGGGAAGGACAGCACCTGTGGAGACCTCCGTCAGGGCCCAGCCAGCGCTACCCACTGAGAGCGCAGGCCTGGGAGCTGTGGGGGCTGCAGCCCCTTCACCAG GTGATTGTGTCCCCAGCCCCTGTCACAATGGGGGGACATGCTACGAGGAGGGTGATGGCGTCCACTGCCTATGTCTGCCCGGCTATGGGGGGAACTTGTGCGAGATTG GACTCCGATCCTGCAGCTCTGGCTGGGATGCCTTCCAGGGCTCTTGCTACAAGCATTTTTCAACTCGAAGGAGTTGGGAAGAAGCTGAAACCCAATGCCGGCTTCATGGAGCCCATTTAACCAGCATCAGCACACCTGAGGAGCAGAATTTCATCAATA acCGATACAGAGAATACCAATGGATTGGGTTGAATGACAGAACCATTGAGGGAGATTTCCTGTGGTCAGATGGAGTTCCCTTG cTTTATGAGAACTGGAACCCAGGGCAGCCAGACAGCTACTTCCTATCTGGAGAAAATTGTGTGGTCATGGTCTGGCATGACCAGGGACAGTGGAGTGATGTTCCCTGCAACTACCACCTATCCTACACCTGCAAGATGGGGCTGG TGTCCTGTGGACCACCCCCAGAGCTACCCTTGGCCCTGGTCTTTGGCCGGCCAAGGTCCCGATATGAAGTGGATGATGTGCTTCGTTATCACTGCCGGGAAGGGCTGGCCCAGCGCAACTCTCCCATGATCCGGTGCCTTGAGGATGGCCAGTGGGAGCCCCCTCAGATTTCCTGTGTGTCTAAACGACCT GCTCGAGCTCAGCTCCGGAGGATGGCCCTGAAGGAGCGACATTCGGCTAGGAGAGCTGGAGGCTGCCGGGCAACAGGTGGACACTGCTAA